In Ostrinia nubilalis chromosome 10, ilOstNubi1.1, whole genome shotgun sequence, a single genomic region encodes these proteins:
- the LOC135075771 gene encoding serine protease persephone-like, with amino-acid sequence MCCKQFLVISFAIILKNIAAQDVGDECVPNNEVFDGVCTVITECEVALRAIQKRNFHNYQRCGFSGSNEVVCCPRTTEKFGATNDNRGGNNSQRKAERECKKIIETSRPPLDLHIIGGEKATLGEFPHMVAIGYDRGNGYQFDCGGALISDTYVLTAAHCIINLERVEPQMIRAGVIVLGDNTWNENSDYRVARSITHPNYTHSSKYHDIALLRLANPVEVSENLHAACLYTSASDPLGPLTITGWGRISTTQSLTSNVLLKTKVNPVTRERCTPEYPGWRKLPNGIIEGQLCAGDPQGGHDACQGDSGGPLQISESDVTYRLVGVTSFGKGCGTTTPGVYTRVAHYIDWIENIVWPN; translated from the exons ATGTGCTGTAAACAATTCCTTGTGATAAGTTTtgctattattttaaaaaatattgcagCACAAGATG TTGGTGATGAATGTGTTCCAAATAACGAAGTTTTTGATGGTGTGTGCACAGTAATAACTGAATGTGAGGTGGCTCTAAG AGCTATACAGAAGCGAAACTTCCATAACTACCAAAGATGTGGTTTTAGTGGTAGCAATGAAGTCGTTTGCTGTCCACGTACAACCGAAAAATTCG GTGCTACAAATGACAATAGAGGGGGAAATAATAGTCAGCGGAAAGCAGAAAGAG AATGTAAGAAAATCATCGAGACCAGTAGACCACCACTGGATCTTCATATAATTGGTGGGGAAAAAGCCACGCTGGGTGAATTTCCTCATATG GTGGCAATTGGATACGACAGAGGAAATGGTTACCAGTTTGACTGCGGTGGCGCCTTGATATCGGATACTTACGTTCTAACTGCTGCACATTGTATTATCAACTTAGAACG AGTGGAACCGCAAATGATACGAGCTGGAGTGATCGTGCTAGGCGACAACACTTGGAATGAAAATTCCGACTACAGGGTAGCACGGAGCATCACGCATCCTAACTACACGCATAGCTCAAAGTACCACGACATAGCGTTGTTAAG ATTAGCAAATCCTGTGGAAGTATCAGAAAACCTTCACGCTGCTTGTTTGTACACCAGCGCATCCGATCCTCTCGGCCCACTCACGATAACGGGATGGGGTCGGATTAGCACTACAC AAAGTCTAACAAGTAACGTGCTCCTGAAAACAAAAGTGAACCCAGTCACTCGGGAACGCTGCACCCCGGAATACCCAGGGTGGCGCAAGCTACCGAACGGGATTATCGAGGGCCAACTCTGTGCCGGCGATCCCCAGGGAGGACACGACGCCTGCCAG GGTGATTCGGGAGGTCCGCTTCAAATCTCGGAGTCAGACGTGACTTACAGGCTCGTTGGTGTAACGTCGTTCGGCAAGGGCTGCGGCACCACCACACCGGGTGTCTACACGCGCGTCGCGCACTACATCGACTGGATAGAAAATATCGTCTGGCCCAACTAA
- the LOC135075772 gene encoding basic helix-loop-helix ARNT-like protein 2, translating into MTSLSGPNINKHAAMSTAQLGSGNQPANFGMAVAVPPPQAMPVGYPLHTASCSDSSSESHSPEMPSAKASDRESRIIAEKQRRSQYNSHITQLTALLSDIVHAPRKVDKTSVLRLAANKLRNEHVFGDTIKCGHIETWSSSFVRFFDLFGSILFSVTCRGRIFLISPNVQEKLGYCHVDLLGQDFYNYVHNDDQNILRQHIYPPELRSGCEPRLFEQHQNFHIRITRAGAKADPPRYEHCRIDGVLRRSDHATANGVQDQQIIRRQRVRRIRTFSSSGNDFVFIGMIKVLSNSLPTQILPPTAYSEYWTRHLVDGRIVQCDQSISLALGYMTEEVTGTSAFVFMHKDDVRWVICVLRQMYDQSREFGESYYRLMSRSGHFIYMRTRGFLEIDKDSKKVQSFVCVNSVVGEDYGRQMMDEMKRKYSVIVDMAKQEPENVDFIDEAPVEHPKRLERIVMHLVEPSGGDSADELKLLPPSKENIISAIKNSEKVVQETGVRFDSRKRKNPDSDNSDHLKRHSGLQDYSHF; encoded by the coding sequence ATGACGTCTTTGAGTGGACCAAATATCAACAAACACGCCGCTATGTCTACAGCTCAGCTGGGAAGCGGAAACCAACCTGCAAACTTCGGTATGGCTGTTGCAGTGCCTCCACCGCAAGCCATGCCTGTTGGATATCCACTGCACACAGCTAGCTGCAGCGATTCTTCATCAGAATCCCATTCTCCTGAAATGCCATCAGCCAAAGCCAGTGATCGAGAATCGAGGATTATTGCAGAGAAACAACGGAGAAGTCAATATAATTCTCATATAACACAATTAACTGCACTGTTATCAGATATTGTTCATGCTCCCCGAAAAGTAGACAAAACAAGCGTGCTAAGACTCGCCGCAAATAAGCTACGCAATGAGCATGTATTTGGAGATACTATTAAATGCGGCCACATTGAGACATGGTCCTCATCTTTCGTCAGGTTTTTTGATCTGTTCGGCAGTATATTGTTTTCTGTTACTTGCCGTGGAAGAATATTCCTTATATCTCCAAATGTGCAAGAAAAGTTAGGTTACTGTCATGTTGATCTCTTGGGACAAGATTTCTACAATTATGTCCATAATGATGACCAAAATATTCTACGACAACATATTTACCCTCCAGAACTACGCAGTGGCTGTGAACCGAGACTTTTTGAGcagcatcaaaattttcatattcggATAACGCGGGCTGGGGCAAAAGCCGATCCACCTCGTTATGAGCATTGTCGTATAGATGGTGTGTTAAGGCGCTCTGACCATGCTACAGCAAATGGAGTTCAGGATCAACAAATTATCAGAAGGCAGCGTGTGAGAAGAATTCGTACTTTTTCATCTAGTGGCaatgattttgtttttattggcatgataaaagttttatcaaactccTTGCCAACTCAGATTTTACCTCCAACTGCTTATTCAGAGTATTGGACGAGACATTTAGTTGATGGACGAATTGTACAATGCGATCAAAGTATATCTTTGGCTTTAGGGTACATGACAGAAGAAGtcactggcacatctgcattTGTATTTATGCACAAAGATGACGTAAGGTGGGTAATATGTGTTTTGAGACAAATGTATGACCAAAGCAGGGAATTTGGTGAGTCTTATTACAGGCTGATGTCTCGATCTggtcattttatttatatgagAACACGTGGATTCTTGGAAATAGACAAAGATTCAAAGAAAGTTCAAAGCTTTGTGTGCGTCAACAGTGTTGTTGGAGAAGATTATGGTCGGCAAATGATGGATGAAATGAAACGCAAATATTCTGTCATTGTGGACATGGCTAAGCAAGAACCAGAGAATGTAGACTTTATAGATGAAGCTCCTGTAGAGCATCCCAAACGGTTGGAGAGAATTGTAATGCATCTGGTTGAGCCATCAGGTGGTGATAGCGCTGATGAATTAAAATTACTGCCACCTtcaaaagaaaacataatttCTGCTATCAAAAATAGTGAAAAGGTTGTTCAAGAAACTGGAGTGAGGTTCGATTCACGTAAAAGAAAAAATCCGGATAGTGATAATAGTGACCACTTAAAACGGCACAGTGGATTGCAGGACTACAGCCACTTCTGA